From the Prunus dulcis chromosome 4, ALMONDv2, whole genome shotgun sequence genome, one window contains:
- the LOC117625492 gene encoding S-protein homolog 2-like, which yields MKGSSKAIWQFYCVVLLLASAFAPSTSYWIRRGLTKDYVRIINNLNNQQLQYQCKSKDDDFGLRSLPPNGEYEWGFRVNLWGSTLYFCNFWYLDNHAVFDVFRDTIDFLYECGGAHCIWKAKEDGIYLFHIQTKEDKKMHDWEKIKA from the coding sequence atGAAGGGGTCATCAAAAGCAATATGGCAGTTTTACTGCGTTGTGCTTCTCCTTGCCTCAGCCTTTGCTCCAAGTACTTCATATTGGATCCGCAGAGGTCTTACAAAGGACTATGTGCGCATCATCAACAACCTCAACAACCAACAACTCCAGTACCAATGTAAATCCAAAGACGATGATTTTGGCCTTCGTAGTCTTCCGCCCAACGGGGAGTACGAATGGGGATTTCGGGTCAACCTCTGGGGCAGCACACTTTACTTCTGCAATTTCTGGTATTTGGACAACCATGCTGTTTTTGATGTGTTTAGAGATACTATTGATTTTCTATACGAATGTGGTGGAGCTCATTGCATATGGAAAGCCAAAGAAGATGGGATTTACTTGTTTCATATCCAAAcgaaagaagataaaaaaatgCATGACTGGGAAAAGATCAAAGCCTGA
- the LOC117625491 gene encoding cytochrome P450 71AU50-like, producing the protein MVWIWATVGLLVLVHILQACWKNKKRLPPGPRGFPVFGSLHLLGDLPHRDLHRLARKYGDIMHMRLGLVPTILVSSPQAAELFLKTHDLVFATRPPHEGAKHLSFGQRNLSFVEYGSYWRDIRKMCTLELLSNHKINSFKSMRKEEVALFIESIQEAANNGHVAIDLSDRVSSLSVDMSCRMVLGKKYRDEELDERGFKSLIKEGMQLAAAPNLGDYIPCIAPLDLQGFTKRMKAVNKAFDNFFEKIIDEHLQSKDEYRTKDFVDVMVGIMGSAESQYRIERSNIKAIILDMLVASMDTSSTTIEWVLSELMRHPHVMKKVRKELEDVVGLERMVEESDLEKLEYLDIVVKETLRLHPVAPLLIPHAAIEDCTINGFHIPKASRIIINVWAIGRDPSAWTDAEKFIPERFVGSNIDVRGNHFELIPFGSGRRRCPGIQLGLTTVQLMVAQLVHCFDWELPNSMLPNELDMSEEFGLTVPRAKHLLAIPFYRLHK; encoded by the exons ATGGTTTGGATTTGGGCAACAGTTGGGTTGCTTGTACTTGTTCATATCCTCCAAGCATGttggaagaacaagaagaggtTACCTCCTGGTCCAAGAGGTTTTCCTGTTTTTGGAAGCCTCCACTTGCTAGGAGACCTCCCTCACCGGGATCTTCATCGACTAGCCCGAAAATACGGCGACATCATGCATATGCGGTTAGGTCTTGTTCCCACCATTCTGGTTTCTTCCCCGCAGGCTGCCGAGCTGTTCCTCAAAACACACGACCTTGTTTTTGCAACTAGGCCACCTCATGAAGGTGCAAAGCATCTCTCTTTTGGGCAAAGGAACTTAAGCTTTGTTGAGTATGGCTCCTATTGGCGCGACATCAGAAAGATGTGCACCCTTGAGTTACTTAGCAACCACAAAATCAATTCCTTCAAGTCTATGCGGAAAGAAGAGGTCGCTCTGTTTATTGAGTCTATCCAAGAGGCTGCCAATAATGGACATGTTGCTATTGATCTAAGTGACAGAGTCTCATCTCTCAGCGTGGATATGAGCTGCCGGATGGTGTTGGGGAAGAAGTACAGGGATGAGGAGCTTGATGAGAGGGGTTTCAAGTCTCTGATCAAAGAGGGTATGCAATTAGCAGCTGCCCCTAACTTGGGTGATTATATCCCTTGTATTGCTCCACTTGACCTCCAAGGGTTCACAAAGCGCATGAAGGCAGTTAACAAGGCGTTTGATAACTTTTTTGAGAAGATCATTGATGAGCATCTTCAATCTAAGGATGAATACCGAACCAAGGACTTTGTTGATGTCATGGTGGGCATCATGGGGTCTGCAGAATCTCAATACCGTATCGAACGCTCCAATATCAAAGCCATAATATTG GACATGCTCGTGGCTTCGATGGACACATCATCAACAACGATAGAGTGGGTGCTCTCGGAACTCATGAGGCATCCACATGTAATGAAGAAAGTCCGAAAAGAGCTAGAAGATGTAGTGGGCTTGGAGAGAATGGTTGAGGAATCAGATTTGGAGAAATTGGAGTATTTAGACATTGTAGTGAAGGAAACCCTGAGGCTACATCCAGTGGCACCATTGTTGATCCCTCATGCAGCCATTGAAGATTGCACCATCAATGGCTTCCACATACCGAAAGCCTCGCGCATTATCATAAACGTATGGGCAATTGGGAGAGACCCAAGTGCTTGGACAGATGCCGAAAAGTTCATACCAGAAAGGTTTGTGGGTAGTAATATTGATGTTAGGGGAAATCACTTTGAGCTTATTCCATTTGGCTCTGGCAGAAGAAGGTGTCCGGGAATTCAATTAGGGCTTACCACGGTCCAATTAATGGTGGCACAACTTGTGCACTGTTTTGATTGGGAGCTTCCAAATAGCATGTTGCCAAATGAGTTGGATATGAGTGAGGAGTTTGGTCTTACGGTTCCAAGGGCCAAGCATCTACTGGCTATTCCTTTCTATCGCCTTCACAAATGA
- the LOC117625743 gene encoding cytochrome P450 71AU50: protein MVWIWATIGLLALVHILQAWCKNKKKRLPPGPRGFPIFGSLHLLSGEFPNKDLHRLAQKYGDIMYLPLGLMPTIVVSSPQAAKLFLKTHDLVFASRPPHEGAKHISFGQRNLSFAEYGPYWRDMRKMCTLELLSNHKINSFKSMRREEVALCVESIRDAAYKGRVAVDLSDIVSSLSVDMSCRMVLGKKYRDEDFDARGFRSVIKEGVQLAGASNLADYIPFIASLDLQGFTKRMKSVNKAFDVFFEKIIEEHLQSNDGERTKDFVDVMVGFMGSVESEYQIERPHIKAIITDMLVASMDTSSTTVDWALSELMRHPKAMKEVQKELEDVVGLERMVEESDLEKLDYLSMVVKETLRLHPVAPLLVPHAATEDCIVNGYHIPKKTRVIINAWAIGRDPSAWTDAEEFIPERFEGSDVDVRGNHFQLIPFGSGRRRCPGIQLGLTVVQLMLAQLVHCFDWELPNNMLPEELDMSDSFGITVERVKRLIAIPSYRLHK from the exons ATGGTTTGGATTTGGGCAACAATTGGGTTGCTTGCACTTGTTCACATCCTGCAAGCATGGtgcaagaacaagaagaagaggttACCTCCTGGTCCAAGAGGGTTCCCCATTTTTGGAAGCCTTCACTTGCTATCAGGGGAGTTCCCTAACAAGGATCTTCACCGACTAGCCCAAAAATATGGCGACATCATGTACTTGCCCTTAGGCCTTATGCCCACCATTGTTGTCTCATCTCCACAAGCTGCCAAGCTGTTCCTGAAAACACACGACCTTGTGTTTGCTAGCAGGCCACCTCATGAAGGTGCAAAGCACATCTCTTTTGGGCAGAGGAACTTGAGCTTCGCTGAATATGGCCCGTATTGGCGCGACATGCGGAAGATGTGCACCCTTGAGTTGCTCAGCAACCACAAAATCAACTCTTTTAAGTCCATGAGGCGAGAAGAGGTTGCTCTCTGTGTTGAGTCTATTCGAGACGCTGCCTATAAGGGACGTGTTGCTGTTGATCTGAGTGACATTGTCTCATCTCTCAGCGTGGACATGAGCTGCCGGATGGTGCTTGGGAAGAAGTACAGGGATGAGGATTTTGATGCGAGGGGTTTCAGGTCTGTGATCAAAGAGGGCGTCCAATTGGCAGGCGCCTCTAACTTGGCTGATTACATTCCTTTTATAGCTTCCCTTGACCTCCAAGGGTTTACGAAGCGGATGAAGTCTGTTAACAAGGCGTTTGATGTGTTCTTTGAGAAGATCATTGAGGAACATCTTCAATCTAACGATGGGGAAAGGACTAAAGACTTTGTTGATGTCATGGTGGGCTTCATGGGATCCGTAGAATCTGAATACCAAATCGAACGCCCTCATATCAAAGCGATAATAACG GACATGCTGGTGGCCTCCATGGACACGTCATCAACAACGGTCGACTGGGCACTGTCCGAGCTAATGAGGCATCCAAAAGCAATGAAAGAAGTCCAAAAGGAGCTAGAAGATGTTGTTGGATTGGAGAGAATGGTAGAGGAATCAGACTTGGAGAAATTGGACTACTTGAGCATGGTGGTGAAGGAAACCCTGAGGCTACACCCAGTTGCGCCATTGTTGGTTCCTCATGCAGCCACTGAAGACTGCATCGTCAATGGCTAccacatacccaaaaaaacgCGCGTTATCATAAATGCTTGGGCAATCGGGAGAGACCCGAGTGCTTGGACCGATGCAGAGGAGTTCATACCAGAAAGATTTGAGGGTAGCGACGTTGATGTTAGAGGAAATCACTTTCAGCTCATCCCATTTGGCTCTGGCCGAAGACGTTGCCCAGGAATTCAGTTAGGGCTCACTGTGGTCCAGTTAATGTTGGCACAACTTGTCCATTGTTTTGATTGGGAACTTCCAAATAACATGTTGCCAGAAGAATTGGACATGAGTGACTCGTTTGGCATTACTGTGGAAAGGGTCAAACGTCTAATTGCTATTCCTTCTTATCGACTTCACAAATGA